One Gossypium arboreum isolate Shixiya-1 chromosome 13, ASM2569848v2, whole genome shotgun sequence genomic window, tatcaaataacatattaaatatttaagcATTATACTCCTagaaaattaagcaattaaaagaTTATTTCATCATCATTTGAATCTATCTGTGATTTTTCTACTACATGGACGCCTTTCTTcaaatgtttaaaaataaaaccataTATAAAACACAATTCAGATGCTCAAGGGAAGAACTAAAATTTGACACCAGAAAACTTGGTTTGTTTCAAAATAGATAAAGAAAGCCATGGCAACAGTTAATAAGCTTGCAAATAAATAACCCCCCCCCACCTGAACAGAAAACTTCtaaaaagaagagagaaatttTAGTTCCCTCAGATCAGAATGAATCCAAAAGATATTTTAATCACTGGATTATCAGCATTAGCATGGTTTAAAAGCTATCATAGGGAACATTTTTAACACCAACacacataaatattaaaaatgaaaaatagaggAAAATTTCAAACTAAAAAAAGAGGGCTCAGATAAATGTTGGATTATGATTCAATTCCCAGACCTTTTCAAAAGGTCTCATAGAGCTGGGATTAGACATTCATCATCATCGACGacatatagataaaaaaaaaccGGGTAAACAAAAGGCGAAATAAACAATCAAAACAATTCTTTTTTCCTCTTTGAAGAAAATTCATAAAACCAGAAAAATAGATAGAAGAGATGAACAAGAGAAGGCGGCGTCTATCGGTTGAGAGAGCCAGCTATTTAAAGGGGAAGAAATGAGAAGGTATAGGGTTTAATTTTAGGTATTATGACAAATTTAACCTTTTACATCTTCTATCAATGGTAGGCGGCGGCCAACGGTTAAGATAGCCAGATATTTAAAGGGGAAGAAATGAGAAGGTATAGGGTTTAATATTAGGTGCAATgacaaatttaacttttaatttttatatttttattaatttggtatttatttttattgaattttattctcaatttcttaaaaaaaaagttaaattttactatcaatttttaaaaaagtttaaatgtttttaatgaaaatgttGACTAgtgttaaattttaaatatgacaATTAGATTCACGTGTActtaatatttttcttaaatttatgatgtatatataaaaaataatattatgttaatatattaCACATATATTGTCACACTAATAtcgttaaaatttttaattaaaattttattaaaaattagtttaacttttgtgaaagaaaaacagttaaatttagttcaaaaataataaaatcgaaATTCTAAAAAgttaaatctttttattttaatgatgGTTGTAGCCAAGTATTGGATTCCCAAAGGCTAGAATGATTTTTGAGTAAATAAAGGGGTCCAATAGCCCGGATCTATATTCTGTTTTATGGTACATAGAGTTTATAAATGATAGATTTGATCATGGGTCGGGTCATTCAATCCGATCTAAAAGTTCGTTAAAAAAGTGAGAGAGTTCAGACAAAAGTTTAAGTTCAAAAGATGAGTTTAGGAAAAAAATGAGACTCGTTTTTAAAATGGGTTGGACCTCGgttacaaatttttttttttgggctcGACCTGGACCGACTGGATTTGTAatactaatttttaatattatttttaatattcatACTAAGTTAATGAGATTAATTTTTAATAGTTGATtggttaatttataaatatttttaatatcatttttgtaatttttataaataaagttttaaataaatattaatattaatattttaaaatttttatttaaataaagtatAAAACTACTTAAATTTAATAtacaaaatataattatttgtaatttgtTTAAAAGACTGTTTATAtagattttaatttataaataaaaattaaaattaaaagattgAAACGAAAAACATTGAGATAAACTGTTTGAGATTCCTTTTAATATTTTACCATAAAGAAACTAATTAAATGTGGTCTGAAACAGCATTAGTTAAAATTAGGGCCAGAACCATCATCAACAATCAAAGTTGAGGCAGAGGAGTCATATGGCAAATCAAACCCATCCATTTTCAAGCCTGAAACAGCAGAAAACCCGAATCCTGGATTTCCATGGGCACGAGGGCTGCGAATATCACCCACCTCTTCCCCTAAAAACATCCTGCGGCATGTTGATTGTAGCAAAAACATGTTCCATgaaactaaattttcttttaatgatAAATCAGTATTGTAACTGAAACAAACTGTAATCAACTAAAATGGATGATATATTGCATGAATAACGCACAAGTTgactagaaagaaagaaagaaagactcCTTATGAACAGCATTCCTCGACGTTATTGCTGTCACATATGATTGGTGGTTGTCTGTTGCTTTGGCCTAAGCTCAATCCCCTCCACAACTAGCCCTCCTTTAAGGTGCGTTCCTGTGACTTCCTTTAGTGACATCTTTACTTCTAAATCATCACCTCCATTATTATAAAAACTTCCCAATTCAATCTCAATCCATCCATCTTCACGTTTGCAAGCAACCCTTTCTTCCATTATCCCTCTAAAGGCCATTGATCTTAGAACTAATTCCATCCGGTTCGAATACCAGAGTGTTTCTAAACATTGTTTCTTACTTTCGTATTGCCGTAGATAAACATTCCCTTCTGATTTCGCATTTCCAATTTCCACTGTAACTTTTGATGGCAAAAAATCTAACCCATATGCACGATCCACAAATTTCACAATAACATAACACTCGTAGGTTGTTTTTGGAGACAGCATACCAGAATTGATCTTGCCTTGGATTTCCAACCACCATATGGTTCGAAGTTCTACTGCTACAACAAACCTGGGAATGAAAAAGTAGTTTAAACGGTTGGGACAATGAAAGGGAGAGGTTTAAgataaaagaaattgaataaatgtgagagACCTTGATGCTGGGAAAGGTTTCCAGGACCAGAAGAGAGGGTTGTCGGCCCATGCTATGTTCAACTCCCTTGCACTCAACATATATTGTTTTTTACCTGTTGTCTTCTCTAATGAAAACGTCTGtcaaatattgcaaaattatctCTCTCATGGGTTGCCAAGTTTTCATGGTGTTATTGAACAATAGCCATCCAAGTTGAGAAATCATGGATCTCTTATTTGACCTGGCTATTGGAAGGGGGGCAGTTTACCAGGGTCATGTTTTGCATCCACAGGCGGGTGGAACAAATATGAATTTTTACATTAAAGAACTCATATTTGATCCACCACCTGTCAACAGAAAAACAACCTTGGTCAAactgtttttgttttgttttttgcaTTAATTCCTCCGAACTCAGAATTTATGAATTAAAAAGCAGATTGCATATTTGCATTTGCTGGCACCTGCTTTCTATGGATCAATGATAGCTCTCCATTGATACATGAATGAATGGTGGGAGCAGACATATAGTAAGCCTTCATATACTTTTTCAGAAGGTGgtaaatagttttaaaaaaaaaattcttaataAAATAACTACTTTAGTAAACTAATGAATAATGTCGCATTAACTTgttagttttgaaaaaaaaaaaaaaaccctgaaATTAAAATTGCTTTACCTTAAGGCCTCCATCAATTAGATGTGGGTTACATAACCTGAAGAACAAGTGTTTTTTGGAGGAGAAAATTAAAGGATGGCATAGCCTGGTGAGAATTTGTTGATAATCTGGTGGCAGGAATTTTTCCCAAACACTGTCGGAATTAGCTGAAATCCGAATGGAGGAAGAAACAAGCGAGATTCGACAGGCATCAATGGGAGATGTGAGGGAAAGAATATGTGCAAAGCAATCATCAGGTAAAAGATCTAAATTCATGATTCAAAAGCAAGAAGAAAGGTATGAGGTTTGAGGGGATGGATGTTTGTATATATGCGATATAGTGAAGGACTGAAATGCATCGTTAATATGACAACATATTCTTTGTTGGAGTTTGCTTTACATGACGACATGACCACAACATATGAGCACATCATGTAATACAATATTGTAGGATATCGGCCGTCTAATATTGAAATTTGAAATGATCCCAATTTGGGTTTTAACATATAcagtcaaattcatcaaattgtGGGGTAGTTTTTTATGTCAAAGTTGAGCTGCCAAGAATTCTGCTCTTTGGAACCATTTCATCACATTTAGTCGACACCATCAAAATTGGAGAAAAAGTTGGAACATATAAAATCTTGActtaatattcaaaataaaataaaagtataaattaaTTTTGGTTGGAATTATTAAAGATATTGTCCAAATCGATATGAATGGTAGGATATTGGTCTGGTCCTTTTCTAGATACATCCAATTGTTGTTCAATCAAAATTTCTGTCATTGACATCCGAGTGGAGAGACCAAAAATTTACTCCTATCCCAATATCTTTCTTTAATTCTAAGATAGTTCATTGTCTCCATCTCCAAAAATGCGTGTGAAAAGTGAATTTGAGGGTAATCTTTGGGAAGAACTCAACCCAAACTTCTTCCACAAATATGTGGGGACTAGTATTAAAggtaagtttaaataaataatgTGTTTATTTGTAGTTAGTATAAATATAATGGTAGTAATAATATTACATATTGTAACAACATTATaacgtaaaataaaaaataaattaaacacaTCACACTATACTCTACCATTCATTCAAATCCATTCTaaataatttaagtttaattatgaataaaccatttcaatgtgtaataacacATTGGTTTGCAATTTGTTGGACTTTCACGTAGAAATTAATATGTTGTAATAAGTGTTACAACGGAACTTTGAagcaaaatattataataaaagaattaaagtgtAAAATGGGATTAAGATTATTTAAGCAGTTTGAAAAGTAATTTTATCACTTCAAAGTTTTAACTTTAAGAATgaatctattaatttttttttttaaatacaactAATGATTAAAGCCTTAGTTAGTGGCAAATTTTGATGCTAAGTTTCGGGAGActaataaaacttttaaaaatcttAAGATTTTAATGagaattttttcttaaaaaaaaataagggatttaattgaatttttttgtaagattaatgaaaattaaaatttttaaaaaatttcaaaaaaagaaatcaaaattttGTATACCAAGACCTTCAAGAGAATCCACCTTTGGCCCTAACTTGCTCAAAACTAGACCTGTCCATGGGTCGGACCATTCGGCTCGGTCTAAAAGTTCTCCCGAAAAGTGAGAgtgtttgggtaaaaatataggcccgaaaaatgagattggGAAAACAATAAGGCCCGTTTAGAATACAGATCAAGCCTCCAGCAAGGCGTTTTTGGCCTGGCTCTAATATGCAAAAAAAATTGATGTTCTTTTTTACTGCTTTCTTGttgtttttttattgtttttttttctactattttgctactattttactattatgttgctattattttgttgttattatttagatattgtattactcttattttattgttaattttgttactattttagaggtatttgcttattaagttgcacctattttagtgttatttaagtatacatattattttttaatttgttgggaaacatttattttaatgtttttagtattttgatgtattatatttttaaaaattatataaaaaattaatatgaccGAAGTCGAGCCCAGGTTTTAGTATTTTAGACCCATTTTTTGGACCAAACCAAACCCGAACCTAACAAAtaagtctaaaattttaattgaaccCGACCTATGAACACCTCTACTTATAACACGAATACAAAAATAGCCTCACTAATATACAATTGCTTGCACCAACTTTACCTAGATAACTTACAAGTGAATGAAAACTCTCCACTAAAGCTTAAGATATCAAAAATTAAACTACCCTAAAAATGTTCTCAAAATGAATTGAATAAAGCTCTTAAAAACCATTGCTAAGTATAAGTCCACGGTGGTACATGTGACATTTAAACTTATACAATATCATCTTAGCTTGTATTTTAAACTTGGTTAATTAATATTTGTGGCTTGCACTCAATTATTATTTTGGTATCTATAATTTTTTTgatatttacatttttaattaTGTATCACTTTATCCTAACTGCTAACGCTGTTAAAAAATGATATGGCACGTCACtcagtttatatttttattttgaataaattagaaaataaaaaaataataagaaaaaatctcaaattttaaaaaaaaagaaaactattaaaaatgttccaaaattttaaaaatatattttattttaaaatatataaaatagaaaagaaacacaaaaatccaaaaataaaaaagtcataaaatctcaaaaaaattttgaaaaataaaaaatatatatagaaaattccaaaaaattaaaatatgatttaGTGATCATTATTCGGAAGACGacttgcggtgaaattatgattatgtagtaaacattgacaaaaatttgttaatgagttgcttattgatttcttataagcttactatgatccgtaggtgtggttggtcaatattataaggggttaatacgtagtttgtatttcaatagttagattaacgtgttagtaatccaattgtaggcggttcgtgtgtggatctcacaagatatcgtcacaAACAGTgtataactaacaccctctttcttagtctagatcggcaaaagttgaaaagccaaaatctgaaaatcggtattttgtagatttgaaaaagcgaatgctcgtgaggtaaatcgattaatgtttttggtaagctgcaaaatttggactgcaaagtgcatgacttttgtgccctcgatatttttgggcttaatgggccaaaattggaatgatgagcCAACGAGgccaattcagtaagaaccctcggtacatgATTCTGTTAGtatgtgaaaagtaggaatatgtatgaaaaaccctaaaatagataaattactgaaatacctttaaaagtggaaaatttacgctttacccctagtagataaattaccaaaatatccctagggttaaattgacctaaatgcatgtttgatcgttgttatttatcgcatgccatgttgttattatctcgatgcatgggattgggatattgacgaggaagtattgaaagtggcttgtccacgatcttggaggctttgcctcaatttatcgttaatcgagcaagaaGGTCaaaatcgtggagtgttgggtgggtgggttgagctattcccacatggagtgtagggtggtacgggtggagtgtagtggttggtgggttgaatagtctccctaaatgggcttgcatatattattgatgttgcatgtattttgaaatgggcctatgggccatcatcattatctgaataagggctaaggcccggtttattataatcaaaagggctcgtccaagaccatcacattactgaatgggcttaggccaatAGGCTTGAGCCGGCTTGGGCTTTGAATgtgttttccttacacatcgagtttcctcaaactcaccccttttattttcatccacgtaggaaatccccaaccatagtgggcttggagctgtgagggaattcggagtggccacccgttctgaaagtttggttttcttttggtgaactggacatcctattatttacgttgaggtttgggtttttaaatgtaataag contains:
- the LOC108463319 gene encoding F-box protein PP2-B15-like isoform X2; protein product: MNLDLLPDDCFAHILSLTSPIDACRISLVSSSIRISANSDSVWEKFLPPDYQQILTRLCHPLIFSSKKHLFFRLCNPHLIDGGLKTTGKKQYMLSARELNIAWADNPLFWSWKPFPASRFVVAVELRTIWWLEIQGKINSGMLSPKTTYECYVIVKFVDRAYGLDFLPSKVTVEIGNAKSEGNVYLRQYESKKQCLETLWYSNRMELVLRSMAFRGIMEERVACKREDGWIEIELGSFYNNGGDDLEVKMSLKEVTGTHLKGGLVVEGIELRPKQQTTTNHM
- the LOC108463319 gene encoding F-box protein PP2-B15-like isoform X1, giving the protein MNLDLLPDDCFAHILSLTSPIDACRISLVSSSIRISANSDSVWEKFLPPDYQQILTRLCHPLIFSSKKHLFFRLCNPHLIDGGLKTFSLEKTTGKKQYMLSARELNIAWADNPLFWSWKPFPASRFVVAVELRTIWWLEIQGKINSGMLSPKTTYECYVIVKFVDRAYGLDFLPSKVTVEIGNAKSEGNVYLRQYESKKQCLETLWYSNRMELVLRSMAFRGIMEERVACKREDGWIEIELGSFYNNGGDDLEVKMSLKEVTGTHLKGGLVVEGIELRPKQQTTTNHM